In the Cellvibrio sp. KY-GH-1 genome, GTATAAATAATTGGAATTATCTGGCGATACTAACTGCGCAGCTTCGGTGGAGACTCCTAAAAAAATTAAATATGACGACAAGAGACATTGGGAAAAAAATTTTACACCACTCATCAAATTGCTCTCACTAAATTAAATACTCTCACTGACTGATGAAACAATACCAAATTAATTTTTTATTAATAAAAACAAAAGCTGAAAACTGCCTGATTGATCTCAAAAAATGAATCTGGAATCACTCGAATAATTCGCAAAGAAGATTTTGGCACATAAGCAATTATATGCAAATTGACAATTTGGCTTTTTGAAAACATCCTCATGCTCCCGAGGAAGTAGAGCTAGCTCGGGAACACTTTAATTTATAACGAGGACAAAAAATGAATTTTTCAAGAATGCTGAAGGCAATAGCTTTTCTGGGATTGATCACAACCGGATTTTCCGCATCTGCCGCACCCGTATCCTGTACATGGCAATACGCAGGCGGTGGCGGTGGCGGTGGCACCTGGGTAAATGCAGAAGTGTGCCTGCAATACCTCTATAATGGTTCGCAAATAGTTGGCGCAAACCACATAGCGACAAGAACAAAAACATTTTACAACGGTTACCTGCAACAGTGCGTTATTAGCACTGCCTCAGGCTACAGCTACTCCGGTAGCTGCGAATCGCCAAGCTTTTTCACTTCAACACCTGTAACTACCACTTCATCCAGCAGCTCATCATCAAGCTCTGCGCCTGCATCAGGAACAGTACTATTCTCAGGCTACTGCAATTACCTGGATAACAGCTGCATGGAAGGGAACGGCAGAAGATGCGGTGCAATGAACGGTAATTTTGTGGTTTCGAATTGGAACTATACCTGCACAGCAAAATAAAAATAGGGCCCGCTTTTTATGGCGGGCCATATTTCCGCTAAACATTTAACACTTCTCAACTCTTAAAAAAGCCAAGATCCACACCATTAAAACGCACCAGATTGGGAAATACATCAGAAAAATTTCCACTGGGCAATCCATACCAATTCGCAAGTGTCGCCGCATATTGATCCATGCTGGTGGTGGGAATAATGCGTCCCTCACCGATATCGTCTTTGCCACCAATGATCAGTTCGGGAAATTGGCCATAAATGCGCCCGCCGTTAATCGCCCCTCCCATTACCATTTGGTGGCTACCCCAGCCATGATCTGTGCCATCACCGTTACTGGTGAGGGTGCGACCAAAGTCGGACGTTGTGAAGGTTGTTACCTGACTTGCGATCCCCAGTTCTTCGGTTGCCTTATAAAAGGCATCCAGCGCACTGCTTAACTGGCCGAGCAACAGCACATGGCGACGCAATTGATCGCCGTGTGTATCGTAATCGCCTATTCCAATAAAAAATGTTTGGCGTTTTACCGTCAGTGCGTTGCGTGCAGACAGCAGCTGCGCCACCATTTTTAAATTATTAGCCAAGGGATTATTCGCGGGAAATGCGGTTTGTAGCGGCGCCTGAGCATCCAGGGCGGCTTTTACTTCTCCGGCCAAGTCCCACGCGATAGTTTGGGTCCGTGCGAATTCGCGCTGGAAAATGTTTTCCTGTTGTTGCGCCAATAAAGTTTTATAGATCTGAATACGACTTAGCTCACGCGCATCAGTCGCTTTGGTATTAAAGTTTTCTAATTCTTTAATGCCACCTGCGTCGATTGAATAGGGCGTAACGCTCGCACCACTTTGCCAAATATTGGAGCCGCTCAGTGAAATATTCATCGACAGCTTTTTATTGGCATTTACCGATGACATGGCATCTGCAGCGCGACCAGCCCAACCGTTGCGGCGCGCACTGGATTGCAAGCTCTGTAAAAAGGTTTGCTGATCGTTGTGGGAAAATAATTGTGGTGGCAATAGCGCTTTATTGCTCTGATAGCTAGTGCGAGTAACCGGCTCCACTAACGCACCAACGTTCGCCACAAATGATAACTTACCTGAATTGAATAGCTGTTGCACCTGCGGCATGGCTGCATGCAAACCGAGCTGTAGACTCGCATTTTGCGGCGTATTGATCGGTAACAAACTTCCCTGCTCCAACGCAAGAGTTTGGCGCGAGGCTCTATAAACGTTGTATTCGGCATCGCTACGCGGCACCAACATATTAAAAGCATCATTTCCCCCAAAAAGGAAAATGCATACCAATGCCTTGTAGTCATCAGCGGGCTGCGTGAGGGCATTCGCTAACTGAAATTGAGCACCGGCAGCAGCGAATGAGCTGCTGGCATAAAGTGCACCGGAGCCAAGAGCCACGGAGCAAGCGTTGCGCAATAAAATGCGTCGATTTATAGGTTTCATTGCATCACCGTTGCGCTGCATATTCAGGGGAGGCCAACACCAAAAACAATGCTTCGTAAATCATGGTATCGCGCTGCCAGGTTTGACCTTCAGGCCCCCAGGTTGGGTCCACTTTGTTTGCATTTAGATGATTCAAGATAACATCGTACATAGACTGACTCATCTGGCCCGCCATTAATAGCAAGTTTAAATGATCTAATAATTCTGCCGGGTTGTTGGTGAGTTCGCGCTCACGATCCAAATGCAAGCGCGGCGAAAACGCATCCCATAAACCATCGATGGTTGGCTCCAGCCAATCGTGGGGAGTGTCGCGCCAGAAGGTCGCGTTACTCAAGGTACTCACCTGCGACATAATCATGCTTTCAGTGTGAATTTGAAACTCAGGGGAATTTAAATTGCTATTTTTTATTTCACCGGGATGCTGGTAATCCGGTCGATAAAAATTAAATACCGACGGTGAACCAAAGGGGCGC is a window encoding:
- a CDS encoding DUF1501 domain-containing protein produces the protein MKPINRRILLRNACSVALGSGALYASSSFAAAGAQFQLANALTQPADDYKALVCIFLFGGNDAFNMLVPRSDAEYNVYRASRQTLALEQGSLLPINTPQNASLQLGLHAAMPQVQQLFNSGKLSFVANVGALVEPVTRTSYQSNKALLPPQLFSHNDQQTFLQSLQSSARRNGWAGRAADAMSSVNANKKLSMNISLSGSNIWQSGASVTPYSIDAGGIKELENFNTKATDARELSRIQIYKTLLAQQQENIFQREFARTQTIAWDLAGEVKAALDAQAPLQTAFPANNPLANNLKMVAQLLSARNALTVKRQTFFIGIGDYDTHGDQLRRHVLLLGQLSSALDAFYKATEELGIASQVTTFTTSDFGRTLTSNGDGTDHGWGSHQMVMGGAINGGRIYGQFPELIIGGKDDIGEGRIIPTTSMDQYAATLANWYGLPSGNFSDVFPNLVRFNGVDLGFFKS